In Dermacentor albipictus isolate Rhodes 1998 colony chromosome 6, USDA_Dalb.pri_finalv2, whole genome shotgun sequence, the following proteins share a genomic window:
- the LOC135897647 gene encoding leucine-rich repeats and immunoglobulin-like domains protein 1, translating to MLVTILLATTTLASTIAAGSDPPRLHPFAFPKDHPLGQAIAVTCIASQGAQPLHFEWLKDGRPLPVGGRKAISKMVTASVSLLTVLDVGAEDVGNYTCTATNAAGSDRFTAELVVADQPRIQPFAFPPNVNAGEEVSVTCVAALGRKPLRFDWQHDGRVLASNARKHSRVVVDNIVTLTIERVTAEDVGNYTCTVTNGFGSDSATAALIVEAGNRRANALDEAYKCNIGHLHEGSR from the exons ATGCTGGTGACCATCCTTCTGGCGACGACGACGCTAGCGTCGACCATCGCGGCTGGTTCAG ACCCACCTCGACTTCACCCCTTCGCATTCCCCAAGGATCATCCGCTGGGACAGGCCATCGCCGTCACCTGCATCGCCAGCCAAGGCGCGCAGCCGCTGCATTTCGAGTGGCTCAAGGACGGCCGACCACTGCCGGTTGGGGGACGCAAAGCCATCTCCAAGATGGTCACCGCGTCGGTGTCCCTCCTCACCGTGCTCGACGTCGGTGCCGAGGACGTCGGGAACTACACGTGCACCGCCACCAACGCCGCGGGAAGCGACCGCTTTACGGCAGAGCTCGTGGTTGCCG ATCAACCGCGAATCCAGCCGTTCGCCTTCCCGCCGAACGTCAACGCCGGCGAGGAGGTTAGCGTCACGTGCGTCGCCGCGCTCGGCCGGAAGCCCCTCCGCTTCGACTGGCAGCACGACGGCAGGGTCCTCGCGAGCAACGCGAGGAAGCACTCTCGAGTGGTCGTCGACAACATCGTGACGTTGACCATCGAGCGGGTCACCGCCGAGGACGTCGGAAACTACACCTGCACCGTCACCAACGGGTTCGGCAGCGACAGCGCCACGGCGGCGCTGATAGTGGAAG CTGGCAACCGTAGGGCCAATGCATTAGATGAAGCCTACAAGTGCAACATAGGCCACTTACATGAAGGCAGCCGCTAA